In one Deltaproteobacteria bacterium genomic region, the following are encoded:
- the pheA gene encoding prephenate dehydratase, whose product MKLKEIRKQIDKVDRELLVLLQERMGLALRSKKFKETVTDPAREEDVLARIEHMNLDLIERSFSRHLLKTIIDESKRLQEEDRSLVAFQGEHGAYGEVAARTLVPGGAYIPCMEFIDVFRGVEQGYLDLGVVPVENSLEGAVTQVNDLLTTTNLKVIGEAKVAVNHCLLATEATDYREIRLVYSHPQALAQCRGFLMRNHLEPRPYYDTAGAAKMLARENLKAAAAIASELSAELYNLEIIKRGIEDGPANSTRFLLLAREAYEKIGDKTSIIFVTPHKAGSLYGILQLFADAGINLTRIASMPLRTEPDNYSFFLDFEGTENDPDVAEVLNKVEGMTITMKNLGSYPAANGKGS is encoded by the coding sequence ATGAAATTGAAAGAGATACGCAAACAAATCGATAAAGTCGACAGGGAGCTTCTGGTATTGCTCCAGGAAAGAATGGGTCTGGCCCTGCGGTCCAAAAAATTCAAGGAGACCGTCACCGACCCGGCGCGTGAAGAGGATGTGCTGGCACGCATCGAACACATGAATCTGGACCTGATCGAACGCTCCTTTTCCCGGCATCTGCTCAAAACCATCATCGATGAAAGCAAACGGCTTCAGGAGGAGGATCGTTCCCTGGTGGCCTTTCAGGGCGAACACGGGGCCTACGGGGAAGTTGCGGCACGGACGCTGGTTCCGGGCGGCGCCTACATTCCCTGCATGGAATTCATCGACGTGTTCCGAGGCGTCGAACAGGGGTACCTGGACCTGGGCGTCGTCCCGGTCGAAAACTCCCTCGAAGGGGCCGTCACCCAGGTGAACGACCTGCTCACCACAACGAACCTGAAAGTGATCGGAGAAGCCAAGGTAGCGGTCAATCACTGCCTTTTAGCGACCGAAGCAACGGATTACCGGGAGATTCGCCTGGTCTATTCGCACCCCCAGGCCCTGGCACAGTGCCGTGGGTTTCTCATGCGCAACCACCTCGAACCGAGGCCCTACTATGATACGGCCGGGGCGGCAAAAATGCTGGCAAGGGAAAATCTCAAAGCGGCTGCCGCCATTGCCAGCGAGTTGAGCGCAGAGCTTTACAACCTCGAAATTATCAAGCGCGGCATCGAAGACGGTCCGGCCAATTCCACCCGTTTCCTGCTTCTCGCCAGAGAGGCTTATGAAAAGATCGGCGACAAGACGTCCATCATATTCGTAACCCCGCACAAGGCCGGCAGCCTTTACGGCATCCTGCAGCTGTTTGCCGACGCCGGCATCAACCTGACCCGTATCGCGTCCATGCCGCTGCGCACGGAACCAGACAACTACAGCTTCTTTCTCGATTTCGAGGGCACCGAAAACGACCCCGACGTGGCGGAAGTCCTCAACAAAGTGGAGGGCATGACCATCACCATGAAAAATCTGGGCAGTTATCCGGCGGCCAACGGCAAAGGGAGCTGA
- the aroF gene encoding 3-deoxy-7-phosphoheptulonate synthase, protein MKNLKLASIEQKERSVVNAGGVEVGKGLVVIAGPCSVESEKQTIETARAVKAAGADMMRGGAFKPRTSPYAFQGLGLNGLKILEKAREETGLPIVTEVIDPRDVSWVAEFADVLQIGTRNMQNYALLKEVGKAGRPVLLKRGMYSTLEEWLNCAEYILSEGNPDVILCERGIRTFEKYTRNTLDLSAVPAIKELTHLPIIVDPTHSTGRISLIGPMSSAAVAAGADGLIIEVHNRPEEALCDADQALTPAMFEGIMAQIRPLKAFLESN, encoded by the coding sequence ATGAAAAATTTAAAACTGGCATCGATTGAACAGAAGGAGAGAAGCGTCGTCAACGCCGGGGGCGTCGAGGTGGGCAAGGGACTGGTGGTCATCGCCGGTCCGTGCAGCGTCGAAAGCGAAAAACAGACCATTGAAACCGCCAGGGCGGTCAAAGCCGCCGGCGCCGATATGATGCGCGGCGGGGCGTTCAAACCCCGCACTTCCCCCTATGCTTTCCAGGGACTTGGCCTTAACGGATTGAAAATTTTAGAAAAAGCACGAGAGGAAACCGGCCTGCCCATCGTGACCGAAGTCATCGACCCCCGCGATGTCAGCTGGGTGGCGGAATTTGCCGATGTCCTTCAGATCGGTACGCGCAACATGCAGAATTATGCCCTGCTCAAGGAAGTCGGCAAAGCCGGCCGCCCGGTTCTGTTGAAACGCGGCATGTATTCCACGCTGGAGGAATGGCTCAACTGCGCCGAATACATCCTGAGCGAAGGCAATCCCGACGTAATCCTTTGTGAACGCGGCATCCGGACCTTCGAAAAGTATACCCGCAACACACTGGACCTGAGTGCGGTGCCGGCCATCAAGGAGTTGACCCATCTGCCCATTATCGTCGATCCGACACACAGCACCGGACGGATCAGCCTGATCGGTCCCATGAGCAGCGCCGCCGTGGCGGCCGGCGCCGACGGGCTCATCATCGAAGTCCACAACCGGCCCGAAGAAGCCCTGTGCGATGCGGACCAGGCCTTGACGCCGGCAATGTTCGAAGGCATCATGGCTCAAATCAGGCCGCTGAAAGCGTTTCTAGAAAGCAATTGA